A single Paenibacillus antri DNA region contains:
- a CDS encoding putative holin-like toxin, whose product MELKDALTIMILFASFVLALLTYIGNNYKRK is encoded by the coding sequence ATGGAGTTGAAAGACGCGCTAACAATCATGATTCTCTTCGCATCCTTTGTCCTAGCTCTTTTAACATACATCGGGAATAACTACAAGAGAAAGTAA